The window CATCAGGCTCCCCCGGGTTGGACCTTTGTAAGTTTTCGTAAACCCACAATGATCCTCCCGGTGGGAGTTTTCAACTCTTCAGACGGTGATCGATCCGGGATAGTAGCGGGCGCCGAGCGAGCCGGCGATGTAGCTGTGCGAGCCCGGGCCGACGAACTCGAGGGCGTACGCGAGTTCGAAGAACGCGTCCACCGGCGCGCGGCGGAAGTCCATGGTGAGGCCGAACGGGACGCGCACGCCCACGTGGGTGTGGCCGTCGTCCGGTTCCGGGTCGTGGACGTGGTGGTGGCGGACCTGCCCGCCGACGCCGATGTGCAGCGCCAGCTGAAGCGTCGGGTTGTGGACGAGGACCGCCGGATGCCACAGCACGTCGGCGTGCAGTTGCGTGCCCTCGATGTGGACGTGGTCGCCGTGATGGTCGTGGTGCCCGTAGTAGGAGGAGCCCACCCCGAACGCGAGGGCGATCGGGGCGTCGAGGTGGAGCTTGCCGGACAGGCCGGTCGGGCTGCCGAACATGAGTCCGAGGCCGAAGGTCTTGTCCGTGTGATAGGACGCGCGATGCGACGGCCGTGCGCCGGCGCGCGCCGGCGGCCACGCGACCGCCGCGACGACGGCCGCGCCGAGGAGGGCGAATCGTGCTGACCCCATGCCGCGAGTGTGGTGCAGGGGTCGTGCCGGCCGCAAGCTCCCGGTCGGACGTGGCGAGCCGGGAACGCTTCGGCTCCGGCGGAGCCGTTCGGTTCCAGCCGCCGGCGGCCGCGGCGACCGGGCGCCGGCTCAGCGGCGGCGGATCCGGTGGCGGCGGAGCAGCCGTTCGAGCGACTTCGGGTGGATGCCGGCGGTGGCCGCCGCGGCGCGCAGGTCGCCGCCGTGGGCGTCGACCAGGTCGCGCAGGTACTCGCGATCGAACTGGGCGCGCGCCTGCTCCAGCGGCAGCCAGGCCCGCCGCGTGCGGGCCACGGACGCGCGCAACTCCACGAGCTGCGTCAGGCCGTCGCGCGCGAGGGCGGCCGGGTCGGCCAGCGCCGCCGCCCGCTCGATCGCGTTGCGCAGCTCGCGGACGTTGCCCGGCCAGTCGTGGTGCGCAAGCGACGCGAACGCTTCTTCCAGGTGCGGCAGCAACCACCGCGGGTCGCGGCCGCCGGCGTCGAGCAGGTCGCGCAGAAAGTGGCCGGCGAGCAGTGGAATGTCCTCGCGCCGTTCGCGCAGAGGCGGGATCTCGATCGGCAGCACCGCGAGCCGGTAGTACAGATCGCTGCGGAACGCACCCTGGTCGACGAGCGCGCGCAGGTCGCGATGGGTGGCGGCGACGATGCGCGGATGCACGTCGATTTCGCGCGTGTCTCCGACGCGGACGATGCGGCGCGCCTCGAGCGCCCGCAACAATTTCGGTTGCAGGTGCAATGGTAGTTCGCCGATTTCGTCGATGAACAGCGTGCCGCCGGTGGCGCGTTCGAATACGCCCGGCCGGTCGGAATCGGCCCCGGTGAACGCGCCGCGCACGTGGCCGAACAGTTCGGACTCGATGAGGGTCGGCGCGACCGCACCCGCGTCGAATACGACGAACGGGCCGCGGCCGACCGGGCTGTGCGCGTGAATCGCGCGGGCGATGACATCTTTCCCCGTACCGGTCTCCCCCAGCAGCAGGACGGGCATGTGGGTCGCGGCGGCGCGCCGGGCGAGCGCGAACACCTCGCGCATCGCGACGCTGCGCCCGACCGCGTCGCCGAACCGGTCGTCGGCCGACAGTTCGACCTCGACGTCGCCGTCGAGCCGGCGCACGGCGATTTGGCTGTCGCCGATCGCGATCACGGCGCCGTCGTCGAGATAGGCGTCGCGCACGCGGACGCCGTTGACCGCCGTGCCGTTGGCGCTGTTGGTGTCGATCGCGCGCAGACCGCGGTCGCTCGCCTCGATGCGCAAGTGAAATCGAGACACCTTCGGGTCGACGACGACGAGATCGTTGGAGGGATGCGAGCCGATTGCCAGGCGCCTGCCGGACAGCTCGGCGCGGGCGCCGGCCGACGGGCCGGCGGTGACGTCGAACCGCACGCGGCGCACGCGCAGCGCGACGTCGCGGCCCGCCACCTGGACCACCGTCGTCGCGGCGCGGCGGGGATCGGTCGTCACGGCTCACGCGTCGGCGGGCTCGGCCCGCGTCGCCGTCGCGGCTTCGGACACGAGGCGGCACGGGTCGCAGCGGTACGTGAAGCCGTCGATACCGGCCGGCGTGGACCCGAGCGATTCGGTCGCCCAGGGGGCGCGGCACGCGGGGCACACGTCGCGCGCATCCTCGACTCGCCGCCCCCAGAAGTGGCGCAGGAAGTAGTAGGTGGCGATGCCGGTCACATCCTCGACCGCGCGGGCAAGCTCGCGTCCTTCCGTCGCCAGTGGGCTGTCGGGTTCCGATAGCTCGCGATACGCGGCGCTCTCGAGGCGACCGGACTGGATCCACAGCTCCTCGTGGAGCTGCGCGCGGCGCATCCACACGACCAGGTTCTCGCGAACGTCCCATCCGATCGGCAGGCGGAACAGCGGCACCGGCGTACCGGCGCGGCCCTCGCGCACCGGCGACGTTTCGCGGAACACGTCGGCTTTGAGGACGAGAGCCGGCGCTCCCGTGGCGTCGCCCGCGTCGGTGTCCGTTTCGTCGCCGACGATGCGCCACGCCGGCGGCTCGGCGCACAGCGCGCGTACCTGTTTCGCGGTCCCGGCGACGCCGCGCGACGCGTGGGCGTCGTCGAGCGCATCGGCCGTCGGCACGTGGAACGTGGCGCGCAATGTTCCATCGACCCAGCCGACGACGGCGCGGCCCCAAAGCTGGCCGTTGTTGCGGAGGCGGGCGAGCAGCGCGCCGGCCCAATCCTCCAACTCGCGGCGGCCGGCGTCGCCCGCATCGCGCGGGACGAACGTGTACTCGCACAGCATCGCGCGCAGTGTAGCCCGAACCGTGCGGGCGCGGGCGGCGCGCGGTAGCATCTGTGACGTGCGCGTCGTCGGGCTCGATGTCGGCTCCAAGACGATCGGCGTGGCGCTGTCCG of the Deltaproteobacteria bacterium genome contains:
- a CDS encoding FHA domain-containing protein, which encodes MTTDPRRAATTVVQVAGRDVALRVRRVRFDVTAGPSAGARAELSGRRLAIGSHPSNDLVVVDPKVSRFHLRIEASDRGLRAIDTNSANGTAVNGVRVRDAYLDDGAVIAIGDSQIAVRRLDGDVEVELSADDRFGDAVGRSVAMREVFALARRAAATHMPVLLLGETGTGKDVIARAIHAHSPVGRGPFVVFDAGAVAPTLIESELFGHVRGAFTGADSDRPGVFERATGGTLFIDEIGELPLHLQPKLLRALEARRIVRVGDTREIDVHPRIVAATHRDLRALVDQGAFRSDLYYRLAVLPIEIPPLRERREDIPLLAGHFLRDLLDAGGRDPRWLLPHLEEAFASLAHHDWPGNVRELRNAIERAAALADPAALARDGLTQLVELRASVARTRRAWLPLEQARAQFDREYLRDLVDAHGGDLRAAAATAGIHPKSLERLLRRHRIRRR